A section of the Bacillus pumilus genome encodes:
- a CDS encoding 50S ribosomal protein L25/general stress protein Ctc, with protein sequence MATLKANKRTDFKRSTLQKIRHSGHVPGVIYGKNTDNLAVSLDSIDLLKTLRDEGKNTIITLDVNGETKSVMVTELQTDPLKNELVHADFQVVDLQREIEADVPVQLIGESKGVKDGGVLQQPLFELSITAKPKDIPQHIEADITNLEVNDVLTVADLPVQSSYQVNNDPEEVVASILPPQQSEVPEPDSEEEPKEPEAIKEKDNDGE encoded by the coding sequence ATGGCAACTTTAAAAGCAAATAAAAGAACTGATTTCAAACGTTCCACACTGCAAAAAATCCGTCATTCAGGACACGTTCCTGGTGTCATATACGGAAAAAATACAGACAACCTGGCTGTTTCACTAGACAGCATCGATTTATTAAAGACCTTACGTGATGAAGGGAAGAATACAATCATCACATTGGACGTGAACGGTGAAACAAAATCCGTGATGGTCACAGAATTACAAACAGACCCGCTAAAAAATGAGCTTGTCCATGCAGACTTCCAAGTGGTCGATTTGCAGCGTGAAATTGAAGCGGATGTACCTGTTCAGTTGATTGGCGAATCTAAAGGAGTTAAAGATGGCGGTGTGCTTCAGCAGCCACTATTTGAACTATCCATCACAGCGAAACCAAAAGATATCCCACAGCATATAGAAGCAGATATTACAAACTTAGAAGTGAATGATGTCCTAACAGTCGCTGATTTGCCTGTTCAGTCATCATATCAAGTGAATAACGATCCAGAAGAAGTCGTGGCATCCATTTTACCGCCTCAGCAATCAGAGGTTCCTGAACCAGATAGCGAAGAGGAACCAAAAGAACCTGAGGCTATTAAAGAAAAGGATAACGATGGAGAATAA
- the pth gene encoding aminoacyl-tRNA hydrolase, producing the protein MIAFVGLGNPGKEYEKTRHNVGFMTIDELSKKWDIPLNQSKFHGQFGTGFVSGQKVLLVKPLTYMNLSGECVRPLMDYYDIPLEHLKVIYDDLDLPTGRIRLRTKGSAGGHNGIKSLIQHLGSPEFDRFRIGIGRPQNGMKVVDYVLGRFSEEEQPDIASAIQASVEACEAALTKPFLEVMNDFNKKV; encoded by the coding sequence ATGATTGCGTTTGTTGGATTAGGTAATCCAGGAAAAGAATATGAAAAAACAAGACATAATGTCGGTTTTATGACAATAGATGAATTATCGAAAAAATGGGATATCCCATTAAATCAATCAAAGTTCCATGGACAATTTGGAACGGGGTTTGTTTCAGGACAAAAGGTTCTACTTGTAAAGCCGCTTACATATATGAACTTATCAGGAGAATGCGTGCGTCCGCTAATGGATTACTATGATATTCCCCTTGAACATTTGAAAGTCATCTATGATGATCTTGATTTGCCAACTGGCCGAATTCGTTTGCGTACAAAAGGAAGTGCAGGCGGGCATAATGGAATCAAATCGTTGATTCAGCATTTAGGGTCACCTGAGTTTGACCGATTCCGTATCGGTATTGGACGTCCTCAAAATGGCATGAAGGTCGTCGATTACGTGCTAGGACGCTTTTCTGAAGAGGAGCAGCCAGATATCGCATCAGCCATTCAGGCGTCTGTCGAAGCTTGTGAGGCGGCTTTAACAAAGCCATTTTTAGAAGTGATGAATGATTTTAACAAAAAGGTATAA
- a CDS encoding anti-sigma-F factor Fin family protein translates to MALHYYCRHCGVKVGSLDESAVQSEALGFHHLTNEERNDMISYRENGDLHVQTICEDCQEALERNPDYHQYHTFIQ, encoded by the coding sequence ATGGCTTTGCATTATTACTGCCGGCACTGTGGTGTAAAGGTTGGCAGTCTAGATGAATCTGCTGTTCAAAGTGAAGCACTCGGATTTCATCACTTAACAAATGAGGAAAGAAACGATATGATTTCTTATAGGGAAAATGGTGATTTACATGTGCAAACCATTTGTGAGGATTGCCAAGAGGCGCTCGAAAGAAATCCTGATTACCATCAGTATCATACCTTTATTCAATAA
- the mfd gene encoding transcription-repair coupling factor: MKNIQSFIKQSDDFQSIFNGLKEGLKEQLLAGLSGSVRSLFTAAISDELKRPMFIVTHNLYQAQKVTDDLASVMSDRSVLLYPVNELIASEIAVASPELRAQRLDVLNRLANGENPIIVTPAAAVRRMLPPVELWKESQIHLKLGEEIDLEAFSKQLVQIGYDRTSMVAAPGDFSVRGGIIDIYSLTEDHPIRIELFDTEVDSIRTFHSDTQRSLETLQEIKIGPAKELIVRGPERVRAIEQLDQGLANSLKKFNSDQQKELLHQHITADREKLLEGILTQEMTKYLSYFYEKPASLLDYTSQDTIIILDEISRIQEMEEQLEQEEADWTISLLEEGNILHDLTLSFPFQQLINQQSRSILYYSLFLRHVQQTNPQNIVNVSSKQMQNFHGQMNVLASEIERYKKQQYTVVFLGADEERTDKLSSVLHDYDIEAALAKPEAELVSGQVYILQGELQTGFELPLSKIAVITEGELFKKRVKKQARKQKLTNAERIKSYSELQVGDYVVHINHGIGKYLGIETLEIGGIHKDYLNIHYQGSDKLYVPVEQIDQVQKYVGSEGKEPKLYKLGGSDWKRVKKKVESSVQDIADDLIKLYAEREASKGYAFSPDHEMQRQFESAFPYQETDDQIRSIHEIKQDMERERPMDRLLCGDVGYGKTEVAIRAAFKAIADGKQVALLVPTTILAQQHFDTIMDRFQDYPVKIAQLSRFRTRKETTDTLKGLKNGTIDMVIGTHRLLSKDIVYKDLGLLIIDEEQRFGVTHKEKIKQMKANIDVLTLTATPIPRTLHMSMLGVRDLSVIETPPENRFPVQTYVVEYNGALVREAIERELARGGQVYFLYNRVEDIERKADEISMLVPDAKVSYAHGKMSENELESVMINFLEGESDVLVSTTIIETGVDIPNVNTLIVHDADKMGLSQLYQLRGRVGRSNRVAYAYFTYRKDKVLSEVAEKRLQAIKEFTELGSGFKIAMRDLTIRGAGNLLGAQQHGFIDSVGFDLYSQMLKEAIEERRGDTTAQDKFEPEIDLQIDAYIPDTYISDGKQKIEMYKQFRAIGSIEERKELQDEMIDRFGEYPQEVADLFTIATMKVYAVQERVELIKMEKGIVRLTLEEQASGEIDGQKLFALGSKYGRDIGLGMEGSKLIISVQTKGKKTEEWLEIVLNMLRGLQDVKKETIPSS, from the coding sequence ATGAAAAATATACAATCATTTATCAAACAAAGTGATGATTTTCAGTCCATTTTTAATGGGCTAAAGGAAGGTTTAAAAGAACAACTGCTCGCCGGACTATCAGGCTCCGTCAGATCTTTATTTACAGCCGCTATATCAGACGAACTTAAGCGGCCGATGTTTATTGTGACTCACAACTTGTATCAAGCGCAGAAGGTAACAGATGATCTTGCCAGTGTGATGTCAGATCGCTCGGTCCTTCTTTATCCTGTGAATGAACTTATTGCTTCAGAAATTGCCGTGGCGAGTCCTGAGCTCAGAGCACAGCGTCTAGATGTGCTGAACCGGCTGGCGAATGGAGAGAACCCCATTATCGTCACCCCGGCTGCTGCGGTGCGCAGAATGCTTCCGCCAGTTGAGCTCTGGAAGGAGAGTCAGATCCATTTAAAGCTTGGTGAAGAAATTGATTTGGAGGCGTTTTCAAAACAGCTTGTACAAATCGGTTATGACCGGACGTCGATGGTTGCTGCGCCCGGAGATTTTAGTGTGCGCGGAGGAATCATTGATATTTATTCGTTAACGGAAGATCATCCGATCCGTATTGAGCTGTTTGATACAGAAGTAGACTCAATTCGAACGTTCCATTCGGATACACAGCGCTCATTAGAAACACTTCAAGAAATTAAAATCGGTCCCGCAAAAGAGCTTATTGTCAGAGGCCCTGAACGAGTGAGAGCCATTGAACAGCTTGATCAAGGACTTGCGAATAGCTTAAAGAAATTCAACTCGGACCAGCAAAAAGAATTGCTGCATCAACATATTACTGCTGATCGAGAGAAGCTGCTAGAAGGTATCTTGACACAGGAAATGACGAAGTACCTGTCCTATTTCTATGAAAAACCTGCTAGTTTGCTAGATTACACTTCACAGGATACGATTATTATTTTAGATGAAATAAGCAGAATTCAGGAGATGGAAGAACAACTTGAGCAGGAAGAAGCGGATTGGACCATTAGCCTGCTTGAAGAAGGCAATATCCTTCATGATTTAACCCTTTCTTTCCCGTTCCAACAACTGATCAATCAGCAATCCCGGTCAATTCTGTACTACTCCTTGTTCCTGAGACATGTCCAGCAGACAAATCCGCAAAATATCGTCAATGTCTCTAGTAAGCAAATGCAGAATTTCCACGGGCAGATGAATGTGCTTGCAAGTGAAATAGAACGCTACAAAAAACAACAATACACAGTTGTTTTCTTAGGTGCGGATGAAGAACGGACAGACAAACTGTCTTCTGTCTTACATGATTATGACATTGAAGCCGCTCTTGCTAAGCCGGAAGCAGAGCTTGTAAGCGGACAGGTGTATATTTTACAAGGTGAGCTGCAAACAGGCTTTGAACTACCGTTATCGAAAATTGCCGTGATCACAGAAGGCGAGCTCTTCAAAAAACGTGTGAAGAAGCAGGCACGTAAGCAAAAGCTGACCAATGCAGAGCGAATTAAGAGCTATTCAGAGCTTCAAGTCGGCGACTATGTGGTGCATATTAACCACGGGATTGGTAAGTATTTAGGAATTGAAACGCTTGAAATCGGCGGCATTCATAAAGACTATTTAAATATTCATTATCAAGGAAGCGACAAGCTTTATGTACCGGTTGAACAAATTGATCAGGTGCAAAAGTATGTTGGATCAGAAGGTAAAGAGCCAAAGCTGTACAAACTAGGCGGCAGCGATTGGAAACGTGTGAAGAAAAAAGTGGAGTCCTCTGTACAGGACATCGCAGATGATCTCATTAAGCTGTACGCAGAACGTGAGGCAAGCAAAGGGTATGCCTTCTCGCCTGATCATGAGATGCAACGCCAGTTTGAATCAGCGTTCCCTTACCAGGAAACAGATGATCAGATCCGTTCGATTCATGAAATCAAACAAGATATGGAGCGGGAACGTCCTATGGACCGCCTGCTTTGTGGAGATGTGGGATACGGAAAAACAGAAGTGGCGATTCGAGCCGCCTTCAAAGCAATTGCTGACGGGAAGCAGGTTGCACTGCTTGTGCCGACAACCATCTTAGCGCAGCAGCATTTTGACACGATTATGGACCGATTCCAAGACTATCCTGTTAAAATCGCTCAGCTGAGCCGTTTCCGTACGAGAAAAGAAACAACTGACACGTTAAAAGGGTTGAAAAATGGAACGATAGATATGGTGATCGGTACACATCGTTTGCTTTCGAAAGATATTGTTTATAAAGACTTAGGTCTGTTGATTATTGATGAAGAGCAGCGTTTTGGTGTAACGCATAAAGAGAAAATTAAACAGATGAAAGCCAATATTGATGTTCTGACATTAACGGCTACGCCAATTCCGCGTACGCTGCATATGTCTATGCTTGGCGTACGGGATTTATCGGTTATTGAAACACCGCCTGAAAACCGTTTCCCTGTTCAAACCTATGTGGTCGAGTACAATGGCGCTTTAGTTAGAGAAGCGATTGAGCGAGAACTAGCACGTGGTGGTCAAGTGTACTTCCTGTACAACCGTGTCGAGGATATTGAACGTAAAGCAGATGAAATCTCTATGCTAGTCCCAGATGCGAAAGTCAGCTATGCACACGGGAAAATGAGTGAGAACGAACTGGAATCAGTGATGATCAATTTCCTTGAAGGTGAATCAGATGTATTGGTCAGTACCACCATCATTGAAACGGGAGTCGATATTCCGAATGTGAACACGCTCATCGTCCATGATGCGGATAAAATGGGGCTTTCTCAGCTGTACCAGCTAAGAGGACGAGTAGGACGCTCAAATCGTGTCGCATATGCTTATTTCACGTATCGAAAAGATAAAGTTTTGTCTGAAGTAGCAGAGAAGAGACTTCAAGCCATTAAAGAATTCACAGAGCTCGGATCAGGATTTAAAATTGCGATGCGAGATTTAACAATTCGAGGAGCAGGCAATTTACTTGGTGCACAGCAGCATGGATTCATTGATTCTGTTGGATTCGATCTCTATTCTCAAATGCTGAAAGAAGCCATCGAAGAAAGAAGAGGCGATACGACGGCTCAAGATAAATTTGAACCGGAAATCGATCTGCAAATCGATGCCTATATCCCAGACACTTACATTTCGGATGGAAAGCAAAAGATTGAGATGTATAAACAATTCAGAGCGATTGGATCCATTGAAGAGCGAAAAGAGCTTCAAGATGAAATGATCGATCGATTCGGTGAATATCCGCAAGAAGTGGCGGATTTGTTCACGATTGCGACAATGAAAGTATACGCCGTGCAGGAACGTGTTGAATTAATCAAGATGGAGAAAGGCATTGTCAGACTCACCCTTGAAGAGCAAGCAAGCGGTGAAATCGACGGTCAAAAATTATTTGCGCTCGGCAGTAAATATGGCCGTGATATTGGCTTGGGAATGGAAGGCAGCAAGCTAATTATTTCTGTCCAGACGAAAGGCAAGAAGACGGAGGAATGGCTTGAAATCGTTCTGAATATGCTTCGAGGCCTTCAAGATGTGAAAAAAGAAACCATTCCATCTTCATAA
- the spoVT gene encoding stage V sporulation protein T, whose product MKATGIVRRIDDLGRVVIPKEIRRTLRIREGDPLEIFVDRDGEVILKKYSPISELGDFAKEYADALFDSLGHSILICDRDTYIAVSGSSKKEYLNKSISDLLERTIDQRNSVLEESKKEIQLVDGIDDDVSAYTIAPIVANGDPIGAVVLFSKERSMGEVEHKAAETAAGFLARQMEH is encoded by the coding sequence ATGAAAGCAACTGGAATTGTACGCCGCATCGATGATCTAGGTAGAGTGGTTATTCCGAAGGAGATTCGCAGAACATTGCGCATCCGGGAAGGAGATCCGCTTGAGATTTTCGTCGACCGCGATGGAGAAGTAATTTTGAAGAAGTATTCGCCGATTAGTGAGCTAGGAGACTTTGCAAAGGAATATGCTGATGCATTATTCGACAGTTTGGGTCATTCCATCCTGATTTGTGATCGAGATACGTATATTGCTGTATCCGGCAGTTCGAAAAAAGAGTACTTAAATAAATCCATCAGTGATTTACTTGAACGAACAATAGACCAGCGTAATTCTGTATTAGAAGAAAGCAAAAAAGAAATTCAACTTGTCGATGGTATTGATGATGACGTATCTGCTTATACCATTGCACCTATTGTTGCAAACGGAGATCCGATTGGCGCCGTCGTCTTATTTTCTAAAGAGCGTTCAATGGGGGAAGTGGAGCATAAAGCAGCAGAAACAGCAGCTGGCTTCTTAGCCCGTCAAATGGAACACTAG
- a CDS encoding putative polysaccharide biosynthesis protein codes for MKNTVNQPHWLFQGAVILTIAGLLSKVLSAVYRVPFQNIVGDTGFYIYQQVYPFLGIAIMLGTTGFPVMVSKLLSEYGEEDRRIISRVSLVYITLLSLVLFLCLYIGAGRIASLMADSQLILLIQMSAFVFLFLPLTVMLRGVFQSDGMMLPTAVSQLVEQLIRVGVLLVLSFYFVRHGYSLYETGAGAVFSSIAGSAASLILLLFLWLTYRKQSSAPMTVKQTTLRKKDVLKSLILYTFTICVSGLLILWMQMIDAFHLYALLRSEGLSEAAAKAAKGVYDRGQPFLQLGTVFAISIGTSLVPFLSAAMRNGEHEAIRQKVRTSFKTTSVLGIGSAVGLMCILSSVNIMLFRNDLGTDALQIFCISIAFTSIAITQAALLQGLGHTVYPAVVVLLSVLVKWILTLVLVPLLGIYGAAWSTVCGFLAAALLNAFYLRHKGWISLRELFPVRILLSAAFMAIVLIGYQALFSWVIPFEKRPFSVLESLTSVFIGGFAFLYSILKLEVFTDEEWRLIPLGEKILYFKQMRGNQNGR; via the coding sequence ATGAAAAATACTGTGAATCAGCCGCATTGGCTTTTCCAGGGTGCGGTGATTTTGACCATCGCAGGCTTGTTATCAAAGGTACTAAGTGCCGTTTATCGTGTTCCGTTCCAGAACATCGTAGGAGACACTGGGTTTTATATTTATCAGCAAGTGTACCCTTTCCTTGGTATTGCGATCATGCTTGGCACCACAGGGTTTCCTGTCATGGTGTCCAAGCTTTTGAGTGAGTATGGGGAAGAGGATCGACGGATCATTTCAAGGGTATCCTTGGTCTATATCACTTTACTGAGCCTTGTCTTATTTCTTTGTCTTTACATAGGAGCAGGCAGAATTGCGAGCCTTATGGCGGACAGTCAATTAATTTTGCTCATCCAGATGAGTGCTTTTGTGTTTCTATTTCTGCCGCTCACTGTGATGCTGAGGGGCGTTTTTCAGAGTGACGGTATGATGCTTCCAACGGCTGTTTCTCAATTAGTGGAGCAGCTCATCAGGGTAGGCGTTCTGCTTGTTTTATCCTTTTATTTCGTGAGACACGGCTATTCGCTTTATGAAACAGGGGCGGGTGCGGTCTTCTCCTCCATAGCCGGAAGTGCGGCCTCGCTTATCCTGCTTCTTTTTCTTTGGCTCACTTACCGAAAACAGTCTTCTGCACCTATGACAGTCAAGCAGACTACACTTCGGAAAAAGGATGTTTTGAAGAGTTTGATACTGTATACATTCACGATTTGTGTCAGCGGACTACTCATTTTATGGATGCAAATGATTGATGCCTTTCATCTGTATGCGCTGCTACGCAGTGAGGGTCTGAGTGAAGCCGCGGCAAAGGCGGCAAAAGGTGTATATGACCGAGGGCAGCCGTTTTTACAGCTAGGGACGGTGTTTGCCATTAGCATTGGAACCTCTCTTGTGCCATTTTTATCTGCTGCCATGAGGAATGGAGAGCATGAAGCGATCAGGCAAAAAGTACGGACATCGTTTAAGACTACATCGGTTTTAGGGATTGGTTCAGCAGTTGGGCTGATGTGTATTCTTTCGTCAGTCAACATCATGCTTTTTCGTAATGATTTAGGTACCGATGCGCTGCAAATTTTCTGTATTTCCATCGCATTTACTTCGATTGCGATTACGCAAGCAGCTTTACTTCAAGGTCTCGGGCATACTGTGTATCCGGCTGTTGTGGTGCTTCTCAGTGTACTGGTGAAATGGATACTCACACTTGTACTTGTGCCGCTATTAGGCATCTACGGTGCGGCATGGTCAACTGTGTGTGGTTTCCTCGCTGCCGCTCTGCTCAATGCCTTTTATTTGAGGCACAAAGGATGGATTTCGTTGAGAGAGCTGTTCCCAGTGAGAATTCTTTTATCGGCCGCTTTCATGGCCATCGTCTTAATAGGGTATCAGGCACTGTTTTCTTGGGTCATTCCCTTTGAAAAACGTCCTTTTTCCGTTTTAGAGAGCCTGACGTCAGTTTTTATTGGTGGTTTCGCCTTTTTATATAGTATTCTTAAGCTAGAAGTATTTACGGACGAGGAATGGAGACTCATTCCATTAGGAGAAAAGATTTTATATTTTAAACAGATGAGAGGGAATCAAAATGGCAGGTAA
- the mazG gene encoding nucleoside triphosphate pyrophosphohydrolase, translating to MAGKITVVGLGAGDMDQLTLGAYKQLKQAKEVFMRTQDHPLTAELMQEVPSLTFFDEIYEKHDQFDAVYQEITEILFKEAAEKEIVYAVPGHPFVAEKTVQLLVSQQQERGIEVSVAGGQSFLDATFNSLQIDPIEGLQFVDAGDMRADDLKLTQHVLICQVYDQITASNVKLTLMEKLPDDYEVYIVTAAGSSLEQITAVPLFELDRDVSINNLTSVYVPPIQDEKLLYKQFDTFRDVIRTLRGPGGCPWDQKQTNESLKPYLIEECYELLEAIDEDDPDHMVEELGDVMLQVLLHAQIGEDDGFFSIDDVIQHVTEKMIRRHPHVFGDTNVSEAEDVVVNWEKIKQLEKPERAASMLQSIPATLPALTKAYKLQKKAAKVGFDWTDVNDIWNKYEEEKQEFLVEVAEKPDESATKQMTDEFGDLLFVLVNIGRFYQLEPETALASANTKFMRRFQHIEQKAKDMGRSLEELTIEEMDDLWNDAKRIERGDHT from the coding sequence ATGGCAGGTAAGATTACCGTCGTCGGTCTTGGGGCAGGCGACATGGATCAGCTGACGCTCGGTGCATACAAGCAGCTGAAGCAGGCGAAAGAAGTATTTATGAGAACGCAGGACCACCCGCTTACCGCAGAGTTGATGCAGGAGGTCCCGTCACTGACCTTTTTTGATGAGATTTATGAAAAGCACGATCAGTTTGATGCGGTCTATCAGGAAATCACAGAAATTTTATTTAAAGAGGCAGCGGAAAAGGAGATTGTGTACGCAGTACCAGGTCATCCATTTGTCGCAGAAAAGACTGTTCAGCTATTAGTTTCTCAGCAGCAAGAGCGTGGGATTGAGGTGTCTGTTGCTGGTGGACAAAGCTTTTTGGATGCGACGTTTAATTCCTTGCAGATCGACCCAATCGAGGGATTGCAATTCGTTGATGCAGGAGATATGAGAGCGGACGATCTCAAATTGACCCAGCATGTCCTCATTTGTCAGGTATATGATCAGATCACTGCTTCGAATGTGAAACTCACGCTGATGGAAAAGCTTCCTGATGATTATGAAGTCTATATAGTAACTGCGGCTGGAAGCAGCCTGGAACAGATTACTGCCGTTCCTTTATTTGAACTTGATCGAGATGTGTCGATAAATAACTTAACGAGTGTTTATGTACCTCCGATTCAAGATGAAAAGCTGCTTTACAAACAATTTGACACCTTCCGTGACGTCATCCGTACATTAAGAGGTCCGGGCGGCTGTCCATGGGATCAAAAACAAACCAATGAGTCACTTAAACCCTATTTAATTGAAGAATGCTATGAACTGCTTGAAGCGATAGATGAAGATGATCCAGACCATATGGTGGAGGAGCTCGGAGATGTGATGCTACAGGTGTTACTTCATGCTCAAATCGGTGAAGATGATGGCTTTTTCTCCATTGATGATGTCATCCAGCATGTCACAGAGAAAATGATTCGTAGACATCCCCATGTGTTTGGTGACACAAATGTGTCTGAAGCAGAAGACGTGGTCGTCAACTGGGAAAAAATCAAGCAGTTGGAGAAGCCGGAGCGGGCAGCCTCTATGTTGCAATCCATCCCTGCGACGCTTCCAGCATTAACGAAGGCATATAAGCTTCAAAAAAAAGCCGCCAAAGTAGGCTTTGATTGGACAGACGTGAACGATATTTGGAACAAATACGAAGAAGAAAAGCAGGAATTTCTCGTTGAAGTGGCAGAGAAGCCGGACGAAAGTGCAACGAAGCAGATGACAGATGAATTTGGAGATCTTTTGTTTGTTCTCGTCAACATTGGAAGGTTCTATCAGCTAGAGCCTGAAACGGCGCTCGCTTCCGCCAACACAAAATTCATGCGACGCTTTCAGCATATTGAACAAAAAGCAAAGGACATGGGACGTTCATTAGAAGAATTAACAATAGAGGAAATGGACGATCTATGGAACGATGCCAAACGTATAGAAAGAGGTGATCATACATGA
- a CDS encoding RNA-binding S4 domain-containing protein: MRLDKFLKVSRLIKRRTLAKEVADQGRISINGTQAKASSDVKEGDELKIRFGQKLVTVQVNELKDTTKKEEAAGMYTVLKEEKTAE, translated from the coding sequence ATGAGATTAGATAAATTTTTAAAAGTGTCCCGTTTAATTAAAAGAAGAACATTGGCAAAAGAAGTCGCTGATCAAGGCAGAATTTCTATTAACGGCACACAGGCGAAAGCCAGCTCTGACGTGAAAGAAGGAGACGAGCTTAAAATCCGTTTTGGTCAAAAGCTCGTGACGGTGCAAGTCAACGAGTTAAAGGACACAACGAAAAAAGAAGAAGCTGCTGGCATGTATACTGTGCTAAAAGAAGAAAAAACAGCAGAATAG
- the yabP gene encoding sporulation protein YabP → MNQYYNQPQGTKLSSEAEHNITMRNRKHLDITGVKQVESFDNEEFLLETVMGILAIRGENLQMKNLDVEKGVVSIKGRVFDLIYVDEQHGEKAKGFFSKLFK, encoded by the coding sequence ATGAATCAATATTATAATCAACCTCAAGGCACGAAGCTGTCATCAGAAGCAGAACACAATATCACAATGCGAAACAGAAAGCATTTAGATATTACCGGTGTCAAACAGGTGGAAAGCTTCGATAATGAAGAATTTCTGCTTGAGACGGTCATGGGGATTCTCGCGATTCGTGGAGAAAATCTGCAAATGAAAAACCTAGATGTCGAAAAAGGCGTTGTGTCGATTAAAGGACGTGTCTTTGACTTAATTTATGTAGATGAGCAGCACGGGGAGAAAGCTAAAGGATTTTTTAGCAAGCTGTTTAAATGA
- the yabQ gene encoding spore cortex biosynthesis protein YabQ, giving the protein MTLTVQFYTMLSMVAMGIWLGASLDTYKLFVNREKTAKWLLIIHDLLFWLVQGLLFFYVLLLTNEGEFRVYIFLAVALGFSMYQALMKQLYMNILKFLVMCVYQAVLILKRLVMSIVFQPIRWLISFIISAIMFLLHLLLRLVHFTFRLVWKVLSIVCYPLIWLLNVTIIHRIPEKWRTSMRLFFSKGAGILQGTKKLSGTIKTKWKQFWTK; this is encoded by the coding sequence ATGACGCTGACAGTCCAGTTTTATACGATGCTTTCGATGGTAGCGATGGGCATCTGGCTGGGCGCATCGCTTGATACGTACAAGCTGTTTGTGAATCGGGAAAAGACAGCAAAATGGCTTTTGATCATACACGATCTCCTTTTTTGGCTCGTACAGGGTCTCTTATTCTTTTATGTTCTGCTGCTGACAAATGAAGGAGAATTCAGGGTTTATATCTTTCTAGCCGTTGCACTAGGTTTCTCGATGTATCAGGCATTGATGAAACAGCTGTATATGAACATTCTCAAGTTTCTGGTGATGTGTGTGTATCAGGCCGTTCTCATTCTGAAACGGCTGGTCATGTCCATCGTCTTCCAGCCAATTCGCTGGCTGATTTCCTTCATCATAAGTGCTATTATGTTCTTGCTCCACTTGCTCTTACGTCTTGTTCATTTTACGTTTCGGCTCGTGTGGAAGGTGCTGTCCATTGTCTGTTATCCGCTCATCTGGTTACTCAATGTGACCATTATTCATCGGATTCCCGAAAAATGGCGAACATCAATGAGATTGTTTTTCTCTAAAGGAGCAGGAATTTTACAAGGGACCAAGAAATTATCTGGTACCATCAAAACGAAATGGAAACAATTCTGGACAAAGTAA
- a CDS encoding FtsB family cell division protein, with protein MNKRKRNIAQIQNDYQKQMEQQAQRLKRKRRGLLRRLTVFGVIALMFVVLVISALWSQSSSLKEKEEKKVALEKELKQLQTKQEDISDEIKKLKSKEYVLELARRDYYMSKKGEKIFDVGNKSD; from the coding sequence TTGAACAAGAGAAAAAGAAATATCGCACAAATTCAAAATGATTACCAAAAACAAATGGAACAGCAAGCACAGCGCTTAAAACGCAAACGCCGTGGACTCCTTAGAAGGCTTACCGTGTTTGGTGTGATTGCGCTCATGTTTGTTGTCTTGGTGATAAGTGCCCTCTGGTCGCAATCGTCCTCATTAAAGGAAAAAGAAGAGAAGAAGGTTGCGCTTGAAAAAGAATTGAAGCAATTACAAACAAAGCAGGAAGATATTTCTGATGAAATTAAAAAGCTGAAAAGCAAAGAATACGTACTCGAACTGGCACGACGGGACTATTATATGTCCAAAAAAGGCGAAAAAATCTTTGATGTGGGCAATAAGAGCGATTAG
- a CDS encoding S1 domain-containing RNA-binding protein produces the protein MSIEVGSKLQGKVTGITNFGAFVELPGGSTGLVHISEVADNYVKDINEHLKVGEQVEVKVINVEKDGKIGLSIKKAKDRPQQQQSRPSRNDFRPKESFEQKMNKFLKDSEDRLTSLKRNTESKRGGRGARRG, from the coding sequence ATGTCGATTGAAGTTGGCAGCAAGTTACAAGGGAAAGTTACGGGCATTACAAATTTTGGAGCTTTTGTGGAGTTGCCAGGCGGTTCAACTGGTCTCGTTCATATCAGTGAGGTAGCCGATAACTATGTAAAAGATATTAATGAGCATTTAAAAGTCGGTGAACAAGTTGAAGTGAAAGTGATTAACGTTGAAAAAGACGGTAAAATCGGCTTGTCCATTAAAAAAGCAAAAGATCGTCCTCAACAACAACAATCAAGACCAAGCAGAAATGATTTCCGTCCGAAGGAATCGTTTGAGCAAAAAATGAACAAATTCTTAAAAGATAGTGAAGACCGCTTAACATCTTTAAAACGTAACACGGAATCAAAACGTGGGGGACGCGGAGCAAGAAGAGGTTAA